From one Cardiocondyla obscurior isolate alpha-2009 linkage group LG06, Cobs3.1, whole genome shotgun sequence genomic stretch:
- the LOC139103409 gene encoding uncharacterized protein isoform X1, whose amino-acid sequence MFSRATWSFLSGALLIIAIIPNAASYNKYGRTCKDIGCRSDETCVMAEDPCTGYSDKCGRYPTCRRTSDASCTSMVCGENEYCKSENGAPKCVRKSTGLAVPPGLNQVSYRTTPRVSYRTTSRVLYRATPRINTAYQTTPTPPPRSSSFGGRYNGYSGSRNTVGDGSIFNRLFGDRHPRPTSSVRSTTPTNRNNYYNTHTHVDAQGNRVWTFSENDEMKTRTIPKRQTSNPTETDIHGSSVTPKNSDGQSYPARSSSGLAGYPSKSSSGYPANGSSGYPSEGSSGYPHIGSSGYPSSDSSGYLSKGSSGYPSDSSFGFRPSGSAVPSSGSSGYPSSGSSGYPSSGSSGYPSSDSSGYPSSGLSGYPSKGSSGYPSDSSFGSRPSGSSGYPSSGSSGYPSSSSSGYPSSGSSGYPSSGSFGYPSTGHPNHARNPGEETFRRTDSSVTNSGNPSYQHASGNPGGYPSYPGSYTGQNTGYPYNNQRSPYPNQGNSNGYPQNYPQGGNYPQGGYYPQGSNYPQGNYQNQNYMTTKRPSIRDQITDFARNVAQKVLTQSIIDRVTGRQ is encoded by the exons atgttttcgcGCGCCACGTGGAGTTTTCTTTCTGGGGCGTTGTTAATAATTGCTATTATCCCGAATGCGGCCTCTTATAACA aatacgGAAGAACTTGTAAGGACATTGGCTGCCGTAGCGATGAAACATGCGTGATGGCCGAGGATCCTTGTACCGGTTATTCAGATAAATGCGGACGGTATCCAACTTGTCGAAGGACAAGTG atgcAAGTTGCACTAGTATGGTTTGCGGAGAAAATGAATATTGTAAGAGCGAAAATGGTGCGCCGAAATGTGTAAGAAAATCCACGGGATTAG CAGTACCTCCAGGATTAAATCAAGTGTCATACCGAACTACACCAAGAGTATCATATCGAACTACATCAAGAGTATTATACCGAGCAACACCAAGAATTAATACTGCATATCAAACAACACCGACACCGCCTCCTAGATCTTCATCATTTGGAGGAAGATATAATGGTTATTCCGGTTCTAGAAATACCGTAGGTGATGGTTCCATCTTCAACCGTTTATTCGGTGATCGTCATCCTCGGCCCACCAGTTCCGTCAGAAGTACTACGCCAACAAATAgaaacaattattacaatactCACACTCATGTGGATGCTCAAGGAAACAGAGTCTGGACATTTTCtg AAAATGACGAAATGAAGACACGAACAATTCCAAAACGGCAAACTAGTAATCCAACAGAAACAGACATACATGGTTCTTCAGTTACTCCTAAAAATTCTGACGGTCAATCGTATCCTGCTAGATCATCTAGTGGCTTGGCCGGTTATCCGTCTAAGAGTTCGTCCGGTTACCCAGCTAATGGCTCGTCTGGCTATCCTTCCGAAGGCTCGTCCGGTTATCCACACATTGGTTCCTCCGGATATCCATCCAGTGACTCGTCTGGCTATCTGTCCAAGGGCTCGTCCGGTTATCCATCCGATAGCTCGTTCGGTTTCCGACCCAGTGGTTCGGCTGTCCCATCTAGTGGTTCGTCTGGGTACCCATCCAGTGGTTCGTCTGGGTACCCATCCAGTGGCTCGTCTGGGTACCCATCTAGTGACTCGTCCGGTTACCCATCTAGTGGCTTGTCCGGCTATCCGTCCAAGGGCTCGTCTGGTTATCCATCTGATAGCTCGTTCGGTTCCCGACCCAGTGGTTCGTCTGGATACCCATCCAGTGGTTCCTCTGGATACCCATCCAGTAGTTCGTCTGGGTATCCATCCAGTGGCTCGTCTGGGTACCCATCGAGTGGTTCTTTCGGCTACCCATCTACTGGACATCCGAATCATGCTAGGAATCCTGGCGAAGAAACTTTTAGACGCACCGATTCCAGTGTGACAAATTCTGGCAATCCGAGCTACCAACATGCTTCTGGAAATCCGGGAGGATATCCGTCATACCCCGGTAGCTATACAGGACAAAATACAGGATATCCATATAATAATCAACGTTCTCCATATCCAAATCAAGGTAATTCAAACGGTTACCCGCAAAATTATCCACAAGGAGGCAATTACCCACAAGGAGGCTATTACCCGCAAGGCAGCAATTATCCACAAGGAAATtatcaaaatcaaaattatatgaCTACTAAACGTCCTAGTATTCGAGATCAAATAACGGATTTTGCACGAAATGTAGCACAAAAAGTGCTAACGCAATCGATAATAGATCGTGTCACTGGTAGACAATAA
- the LOC139103409 gene encoding protein rtoA-like isoform X2 — MFSRATWSFLSGALLIIAIIPNAASYNKYGRTCKDIGCRSDETCVMAEDPCTGYSDKCGRYPTCRRTSDASCTSMVCGENEYCKSENGAPKCVRKSTGLENDEMKTRTIPKRQTSNPTETDIHGSSVTPKNSDGQSYPARSSSGLAGYPSKSSSGYPANGSSGYPSEGSSGYPHIGSSGYPSSDSSGYLSKGSSGYPSDSSFGFRPSGSAVPSSGSSGYPSSGSSGYPSSGSSGYPSSDSSGYPSSGLSGYPSKGSSGYPSDSSFGSRPSGSSGYPSSGSSGYPSSSSSGYPSSGSSGYPSSGSFGYPSTGHPNHARNPGEETFRRTDSSVTNSGNPSYQHASGNPGGYPSYPGSYTGQNTGYPYNNQRSPYPNQGNSNGYPQNYPQGGNYPQGGYYPQGSNYPQGNYQNQNYMTTKRPSIRDQITDFARNVAQKVLTQSIIDRVTGRQ, encoded by the exons atgttttcgcGCGCCACGTGGAGTTTTCTTTCTGGGGCGTTGTTAATAATTGCTATTATCCCGAATGCGGCCTCTTATAACA aatacgGAAGAACTTGTAAGGACATTGGCTGCCGTAGCGATGAAACATGCGTGATGGCCGAGGATCCTTGTACCGGTTATTCAGATAAATGCGGACGGTATCCAACTTGTCGAAGGACAAGTG atgcAAGTTGCACTAGTATGGTTTGCGGAGAAAATGAATATTGTAAGAGCGAAAATGGTGCGCCGAAATGTGTAAGAAAATCCACGGGATTAG AAAATGACGAAATGAAGACACGAACAATTCCAAAACGGCAAACTAGTAATCCAACAGAAACAGACATACATGGTTCTTCAGTTACTCCTAAAAATTCTGACGGTCAATCGTATCCTGCTAGATCATCTAGTGGCTTGGCCGGTTATCCGTCTAAGAGTTCGTCCGGTTACCCAGCTAATGGCTCGTCTGGCTATCCTTCCGAAGGCTCGTCCGGTTATCCACACATTGGTTCCTCCGGATATCCATCCAGTGACTCGTCTGGCTATCTGTCCAAGGGCTCGTCCGGTTATCCATCCGATAGCTCGTTCGGTTTCCGACCCAGTGGTTCGGCTGTCCCATCTAGTGGTTCGTCTGGGTACCCATCCAGTGGTTCGTCTGGGTACCCATCCAGTGGCTCGTCTGGGTACCCATCTAGTGACTCGTCCGGTTACCCATCTAGTGGCTTGTCCGGCTATCCGTCCAAGGGCTCGTCTGGTTATCCATCTGATAGCTCGTTCGGTTCCCGACCCAGTGGTTCGTCTGGATACCCATCCAGTGGTTCCTCTGGATACCCATCCAGTAGTTCGTCTGGGTATCCATCCAGTGGCTCGTCTGGGTACCCATCGAGTGGTTCTTTCGGCTACCCATCTACTGGACATCCGAATCATGCTAGGAATCCTGGCGAAGAAACTTTTAGACGCACCGATTCCAGTGTGACAAATTCTGGCAATCCGAGCTACCAACATGCTTCTGGAAATCCGGGAGGATATCCGTCATACCCCGGTAGCTATACAGGACAAAATACAGGATATCCATATAATAATCAACGTTCTCCATATCCAAATCAAGGTAATTCAAACGGTTACCCGCAAAATTATCCACAAGGAGGCAATTACCCACAAGGAGGCTATTACCCGCAAGGCAGCAATTATCCACAAGGAAATtatcaaaatcaaaattatatgaCTACTAAACGTCCTAGTATTCGAGATCAAATAACGGATTTTGCACGAAATGTAGCACAAAAAGTGCTAACGCAATCGATAATAGATCGTGTCACTGGTAGACAATAA